TTTTCTATCTAAGAGCTTCCCCGCGCTCCTTATGTAACAATTGTATGGCTATTTATGTAAAGGCAGGGAATGAAGGGAGAATTTCTTCTCACTCCATTCCCTTCTTCTTTACAATGTGGGAAATATCATCTCGCCTATATGTCTTTATCTATGCTATCGTATTACAAAAATGACTTTTGTTCAAGAATTGTTTGAATTTTTGTTACCATTAAATCGATTGCAACATGATTGTGTCCACCTTCAGGGATGATCACATCTGCATATCGTTTCGTCGGTTCGATGAACTGATTGTGCATCGGACGGACGACCGTGATGTATTGATCGATGACCGAGTCAATGGAGCGGCCCCGTTCTTTAATATCGCGAAGCATCCTTCTGATGATGCGAAGATCGGCATCGGTATCTACATATAGCTTGATATCCATTAAGTTACGCAATCTTTCATCTTCTAATACTAAAATTCCTTCTAAAATGATCACATCTTTCGGTTCCACGAGAATCGTGTCCTCAGATCGTGTATGCATTTTATAATCATAAACCGGCTTATTGACGGATTGATGACCTAACAGCTCATGTAAATGTTCGATCAGAAGATCATTGTCAAAAGCTAATGGATGATCATAATTTGTTTTCAAGCGTTCCTCAAATGGTAGATTCGATTGATCTTTATAATAATAGTCTTGTTGCAGCATAAGAATGGAATGACCTTGGAATTGCTCATAAATCGCTTTGGTCACACTCGTTTTTCCTGAGCCGGATCCTCCTGCTACACCAATTACAACGGGTTTCTGCTTCATAAGTATTACGTGTTCTCCTTTCGCATCATGTTATCAGGATAGACTCGCTGATGAACTTTGAATTTCACAATTTGTAATGGGTGGCGGGCAACGTCTAGCTCATTCCCTTTTTCATCCCACATCTTCTCGATCACCTGGGTGAAGTTTGTAATTTCCGGACCGAAGAATTCCACTTCCTGTCCAGTCTTGAAATGGTTCCTTTGTTGCAATGTGACGATTTGTGTGTCTTCGTCATAATCCAGGACAAGCCCGACAAATTCAAAATTTGTATTTTTCTTGTTGTGGACACCGAACATCTGCTCTTTGAAGCCAGGTACTCCTTCAAAAAATGCAGGGGCAGTGTCACGGTTGGCACATTTTTCGAGCTCATCCAGCCATTCCTGCTGAATTTTGAATGAGTCGGGGTCTTTGCAGTATTCATCAATCACTTTACGGTATACGCTCACAACAGTGGCTACATAGTGTATGGACTT
The nucleotide sequence above comes from Bacillus sp. KH172YL63. Encoded proteins:
- the udk gene encoding uridine kinase produces the protein MKQKPVVIGVAGGSGSGKTSVTKAIYEQFQGHSILMLQQDYYYKDQSNLPFEERLKTNYDHPLAFDNDLLIEHLHELLGHQSVNKPVYDYKMHTRSEDTILVEPKDVIILEGILVLEDERLRNLMDIKLYVDTDADLRIIRRMLRDIKERGRSIDSVIDQYITVVRPMHNQFIEPTKRYADVIIPEGGHNHVAIDLMVTKIQTILEQKSFL